The Elgaria multicarinata webbii isolate HBS135686 ecotype San Diego chromosome 1, rElgMul1.1.pri, whole genome shotgun sequence genome has a window encoding:
- the DLGAP4 gene encoding disks large-associated protein 4 isoform X2: MALCLEIFKQCSACLVGYKKTPPPVPPRTTSKPFISVTVQSSTESAQDSYLDNQDPKSEVNSQSGLSNSSDSLDSTRPPSVTRGSIVTPAREPPELPQKNATLKSDKGTLTSEEPKAENIPKRKLSSIGIQVDCLQPVAKEEPPPSATKFQSIGVQVEDEWRNSHSRSMSTKQDTDSDSQEPNHSTCKSSERSLADCPPCNNSNSLDASTRQSAMPSQIKRNLSYGDSNDPALEPSSLPPPDPWLETSTNTPSEPTQPGACRRDGYWFQKLLQAETERLEGWCRQMDQETKENNLSEEVLGKVLSAVGSAQLLMSQKFQQFRGLCDQNLNPNSNPRPTAQDLAGFWDLLQLSIEDISMKFDELYHLKANGWQLTETPEKKEEKKAPPPVPKKPAKPKSQLNRDKASDSVDKQRQEARKRLMAAKRAASVRQNSATESADSIEIYVPEAQTRL, from the exons GTTCGGCATGCCTAGTGGGATATAAAAAAACACCGCCACCAGTCCCGCCTCGGACCACCTCAAAGCCGTTCATCTCTGTCACAGTGCAGAGCAGCACTGAATCGGCACAGGACAGCTACCTGGATAACCAGGACCCCAAGAGTGAAGTCAACAGCCAGTCAGGACTGAGCAATTCCTCAGATAGCTTAGACAGCACCAGACCACCGAGCGTGACGAGAGGAAGCATTGTGACTCCAGCCAGAGAGCCTCCTGAGTTACCCCAGAAAAATGCAACCTTGAAGAGTGACAAAGGAACGCTGACTAGCGAAGAGCCAAAGGCGGAGAATATCCCCAAAAGGAAGCTGTCATCTATAGGAATACAA GTTGACTGCCTTCAGCCAGTGGCAAAAGAGGAGCCCCCTCCATCAGCCACCAAATTCCAGTCCATCGGGGTACAGGTAGAGGACGAGTGGCG CAACAGCCACTCCCGCAGCAtgtccaccaagcaggatacagattCTGACTCACAAGAACCGAATCACTCTACCTGTAAATCGTCTGAGAGAAGCCTCGCGGATTGTCCCCCATGCAACAACTCCAACAGCCTCGATGCCAGTACGAGGCAATCAGCCATGCCCTCCCAGATCAAGCGAAACCTCTCCTATGGAGATAGCAATGACCCAGCTCTAGAgccttcctctcttcctcctcctgaccCTTGGCTTGAAACTTCCACCAACACTCCATCAGAACCGACGCAGCCAGGAGCTTGCCGAAGGGACGGGTACTGGTTTCAGAAGCTGCTGCAGGCAGAGACAGAAAGGTTAGAAGGGTGGTGTCGTCAGATGGACCAAGAGACCAAAGAGAATAATCTCTCTGAAGAAG TCTTAGGCAAAGTCCTCAGTGCTGTGGGCAGCGCACAATTACTAATGTCACAGAAGTTCCAGCAATTCCGTGGCCTCTGTGACCAAAACTTG AACCCCAATTCCAATCCCAGGCCCACAGCACAGGACCTCGCCGGTTTTTGGGATCTCTTGCAATTGTCCATCGAAGACATCAGCATGAAATTTGATGAGTTGTACCACCTAAAGGCTAATGGCTGGCAGTTGACGGAGACACCGGAGAAGAAG gaagagaagaaagcGCCCCCTCCTGTGCCAAAGAAGCCAGCCAAACCGAAATCCCAGCTAAACCGGGACAAGGCCTCTGACTCGGTGGATAAACAGCGCCAGGAAGCCCGCAAACGCCTCATGGCGGCCAAGCGCGCTGCCTCGGTCCGGCAGAACTCGGCCACCGAGAGCGCGGACAGCATTGAAATCTACGTCCCTGAGGCACAGACCCGTCTTTGa